AGCCGCAGTCCGGCCATCTCCAGCGCCTGTGCCATGCCGGGGCGTTTACGCAGGCCGTATGCCTCGGTGAAGACCGCCTTGGCGTTGGCGTGGTGGCGGCCGAAGGGGTAGGGCGTCCGTGTGGCCCGGCACTGCCGGGTGAACTGGTGCCGGTCGTAGTCGCCCCAACTGACCCACGGCCGGGTCCCTGCGCGGTGCTCGGTCGCCAGCAGCCGGCACGCTTCGGCGAAGCTGACTCCCTGATCGACTTCGTGTGGGGTGAGGCCGGTCAGCTCCGTGCAGAACTCGCTGACGGTGGACCGGACGGGCCTCACCAGGATTCGGTGCCGGGCGAGGCGCTTACCGGCGTCCAGGTCGATGACGGTCAGTCCGATCTCAATGATCTCGCTCACCGCGCCTGACGGCTGGGAACCAGCCCAGCAGGTCGCTTCGACGTCCACAACGTTGACGAGGTGCTCGGGCCAGGTGTTGTCCATGGCGGGGAGCGTAGGGAGGCGCCGCGGCTGGGGCACCTGGTTTTCGGGGCTGCCCCGACGCTCCATTCCGTCCTCACCCGCGTCGGAAGCGTCAGCTCCCAGGATGCGCGGGCTCCCTCATACATGTGCGGGGGCTGGCAGGGCGATGCCACGCCATCGATCGTGAAACGCCGGGGCGCGATCGATCTCCGCAGCGAGTATCCCGTGGTCCAGCCACACGTCCATGTGGGGTCGTCCGTCCGGGCGAGGGGACACGCAGGCCTCGTGCCTCAAATAAGTACTGGACCCGACGGCTCAGGCCTTCCGGTCCCCGATGGGTCAGCGGCACCCGGGAGTCCGCGGCCACGTCAACCGGATCAAAATGATCAAGCGCCAGATGTACGGCGGGCCGGGTTCAGCCTCTTGCGAAAACGAGTCCTTCTTGCCTGCCCGCAGCTCTGTAGCTCTGTAGCTCGACGATTGGGTCCGTTCAGCTGATCGCCAACGGCACAGGATCCAAGCCCAGCTTGCTCCGGCATGAGTCGACGGCCCGCGTGACCCAGGCGGTCACGGCGTCGCGATCTGCCGCGATCCCGTGAAGCTCACGCGCTTTCTCCTGGGCATCGACCATCCACGGAACCAGTGCGTCCTCGCGAAGGACTCGTTCGAAGTGATCGCGGGCCGTATCCGGGTCCCCCACCAGGGCGGCTGCGATCCCGGCGTCGAAGCTCTCCCAGAGGAATCCCCGCCGCACCGGCCTGGACGTCAGGTATCGGGCGACATCCGGCAGAGCCGGGAACCTCTCCCTCAGCGCGGTCACGCTCGCGGCCGCCTGCCGACTGAGTTCGAGTGCCAGCGCCGTGAACTGCTCCTCGGTGCGAAACAGCTCGGAGCCGACCCGGAGTGCGTCCACGTGGAAGGCCAGGTGGTCCACGTCGTGCCACAGCCACATCGCACCGACGTTCAGACCACTGCCGGCAATCCGCGGCGGGGTGAACTCCACCACCCCGAGCCACCACCCGTGATCATCAACCCACAGCCGTGACCGCCCGCGCTGGGCCAGGCCGAGCGGCTTCAGGGACTCCCGCGCCGCCGAGGTAATGATCCGGAGCACCGGACTGCGATCTGCCATGCCCGGCATTATCGGCTGGCCCACCGACACACCGTCGGTCGTGGTGGCACATCACCATCGCGGAGTAGTTCAACAACACTGAGCGTCGCCGCTCCACAAGGGGTGGGCCAGAACCCGTTCTCGCGACAAAACCAGTACGAGGCGGTGCGTGGAGCAGAGGACCATTCGGCTCGGGGCCCGCCTCGCGGTTCAGGGTGCGGGCGTCATACCCGCGTACGGGCCTGGGCGTCCGTCAGAAGTAGAACACCGCCTCGGTGTCACGCACCGCTCCGCAGTTGTTGCCGTAAGACTTGGTCCAGTCGACGGTGCGGCCGCGGTAGGTGCCGCGCGCCGTCAGGGTGACGGGGGCGTACTCGGCAGTGCAGGTGGCGTTCGGCTCGGCGTTCAGGCGGTCGAAGTCGCCGTCGACGGCGGCGAGGGCGGCGCAAGCCTCCTTGCGGTGCGGATGGGCGAGGCGGTCGGAGGCGGGGCAGTCGAGCCAGACGTTGCCGATCTCCTCGGTTTCGCCCTCGGTGCGGGCGGCGGTGAGGTGGAGCCGGGTGTTCTCGGTCGGCGGTCACCTCGCTCGATGGGGTCACGCCGGGCGGCTGCTCTGCTTGATGGGACGCTCTCCGTACGGTGGAGTTCACCGCGACCAGCGCCCGGCCGGTGCTCGCCTGACGTACTTCACGAGCGGGGCTCGGCAAGGCCTCACGTGCGCCGAATCCCTTCGTCCATGCGGGCGGTCGTTGTCGCACGGTGGGGTGATCG
Above is a genomic segment from Streptomyces sp. NBC_00094 containing:
- a CDS encoding 3'-5' exonuclease, with translation MDNTWPEHLVNVVDVEATCWAGSQPSGAVSEIIEIGLTVIDLDAGKRLARHRILVRPVRSTVSEFCTELTGLTPHEVDQGVSFAEACRLLATEHRAGTRPWVSWGDYDRHQFTRQCRATRTPYPFGRHHANAKAVFTEAYGLRKRPGMAQALEMAGLRLEGRHHRGEDDAWNIAALVFHLSERGVWPATVEHPA